The following coding sequences are from one Mustela lutreola isolate mMusLut2 chromosome 5, mMusLut2.pri, whole genome shotgun sequence window:
- the LOC131832488 gene encoding 2'-5'-oligoadenylate synthase 3-like, translated as MWALKCYKCECCGSDFVSYKALKYHFRQKHFGKVHCEECGHEVPRERLQHHSEPVQERSTMQTHKLSWENLEERNIKHMTTEISKTCRMCSRRFGTILSRENHELQEHRFTASKRAQMSIGFSPHHMLECKSPQELQRFADENIRPASGPQSAACVAEIVALLTRIQACFPVPTSRVIQGGSYIKGTDTQGCSEIDIVLFSDVFADVNHCKKQLTEGLDALRENLKQTSHGNRILMGKRAPLSLRFNFVCTEGLHSHSFEIMAYWDILGPAPFTDLKLHLYRRLYLCDDSDMAQLCALALLPYQVDFVKASVARVKELTRLMIHWFKTSFANSTEENKFRKLPSSYTVELLTIHIWELAGKPLLFSLVQGMRAVLKLLVRYAEIEVVWHRHYCPTFPIFVKVKQKHTRPFILDPANPTVNVCDTCNAWDEVALVARHSLLKPLFSGVRAEPPWLFTDDW; from the exons ATGTGGGCTCTTAAATGCTATAAGTGTGAGTGCTGTGGGAGTGATTTTGTCAGCTACAAGGCTCTGAAGTATCACTTTCGACAGAAGCATTTTGGAAAAGTTCACTGCGAAGAATGTGGGCACGAAGTCCCAAGGGAAAGACTGCAGCATCACAGTGAG CCTGTACAGGAGAGGTCAACCATGCAGACGCACAAGCTCAGCTGGGAAAATCTAGAAGAAAGGAATATAAAGCATATGACTACAGAAATATCAAAAACCTGTAGGATGTGTTCGAGGCGCTTTGGAACAATCCTTAGTCGGGAGAACCATGAACTACAGGAGCATCGATTCACAGCCAgtaaaagag CCCAAATGTCTATAGGATTTTCACCTCATCATATGTTGGAGTGTAAGAGTCCCCAAGAGCTACAGAGATTTGCAGATGAAAATATCCGCCCAGCCTCAGGTCCTCAGAGCGCTGCCTGTGTGGCTGAGATCGTGGCCCTGCTCACGCGGATCCAGGCTTGCTTTCCGGTGCCGACCTCCCGGGTGATCCAG GGTGGTTCTTACATAAAGGGGACTGATACTCAAGGATGCTCTGAGATTGACATCGTGCTGTTCAGTGATGTGTTTGCCGATGTGAACCATTGCAAGAAACAACTGACAGAAGGGTTGGATGCTCTGAGAGAAAACTTGAAGCAAACTTCACATGGAAACAG GATCCTAATGGGAAAGAGAGCACCATTGTCTTTAAGATTCAATTTTGTATGTACGGAAGGTCTCCACAGTCATTCCTTTGAGATCATGGCCTACTGGGACATCCTGGGGCCTGCTCCCTTCACAG ATTTAAAACTTCACCTTTATCGCAGACTGTACCTCTGTGACGACAGTGACATGGCGCAGCTGTGTGCCTTGGCCCTCTTGCCATACCAAGTGGATTTTGTCAAGGCATCTGTGGCAAGGGTGAAGGAGCTCACTCGTTTAATGATACATTGGTTCAAGACATCATTTGCCAACTCCACAGAGGAAAATAA GTTCCGGAAACTTCCCTCCTCTTACACCGTGGAGCTCCTCACCATTCACATCTGGGAACTGGCAGGAAAGCCGCTGCTCTTCAGCCTGGTGCAGGGAATGAGGGCAGTCCTCAAGCTTCTGGTTCGATACGCAGAAATCGAGGTTGTTTGGCACAGACACTACTGTCCCACGTTCCCCATTTTTGTAAAGGTGAAGCAGAAACACACAAG gccATTCATTTTAGACCCTGCCAATCCTACTGTCAACGTTTGTGACACGTGCAATGCCTGGGATGAAGTTGCCCTTGTGGCAAGACATAGCCTATTGAAACCTCTTTTCAGCGGAGTGAGAGCTGAGCCCCCTTGGCTTTTCACAGACGACTGGTAA